The Flexibacter flexilis DSM 6793 DNA segment GAAATTCGGCCAGCCTTTTAGGTCAGAATTTTGGGAGTGTAAGTCTTCGGTTTCGTTTTTGAGGTCGTACCCGACATAGCCAATGCACCATTGGCCGCCGTGCCATTGTGCGAGTTTGTCCCAGCAAGTGCCGTGTGTGGCAGGGCTAAATGTTTCGGTAGCCCCGACAGCCAAGATTTTGTTAAAGCCGCGGTTCGGATAGGGAATATCGTTGTCGGTAAGCCAAGAAAAATGGTCAAAGTGTTGGGCCCATAGCAAGGCCTTTGTCTGAAAATCAGGGATTTTGTTCAGGGAAAAAGTAAAAGTGTTTTGCAAAATAAACCTCCGCTATAATGAAAGGCGCAAGATATACCTTTTTGGGGTTTGGGGGAAATAAGAAAAAAACACTCACTTTCGAGAGCGAGTGTTTTTCTACTATCAAAACAAATAAATCAGAAATTATTTATGGCATATAAAAACACACTGATTTTCTGTATTTTACTTTTGTGCAAGATTGTTGATGAAGATTTGTGCGATGTTTGCTAAAAACAAATCTAAGGTCGCTTGCTTACTTTCATTTTTCTGTAACAATTGTTACACAAGCTCATTTTTCGTTATTTTATTTACGTTTAAATCTCATAACATTGCTTTTCGCCGTGTGATATTGCGTTTTTGGGTAAAAATGAACCCAAGACTCAACGCGATTTTATTTCTTTGTAAAACGGCATGGCAATGTCATTATGGATATTTTACTAAATCATCACTTAAAATGAATCGTATTGTAATTCTGCTGCTTGTAGTGGCTTCTGTTATTTTTTTGGATTGGTACGCCTACCAAACCATCAAAGTTGCGGTGCAAAATTGGACTGGCGTGGGTCGGTTGGTGGTGCAACGTGGCTATTGGGTATTGTCGGCTTTGTTGATTGTGTTTCTGGCTCTCATTACGCTTACGCGTGTGGGTGTGCTGGGGCAGGCAAGCGAAATCACGCGTAACATTGTCGCAACGGCTTTTTTCGGTATTTTATTAACCAAAATTTTCTTGGTTTTATTCTCGGCTATCAGCGACGTTTGGCGCGTGACGCAATACGCTTTCGAGATGGTGCAAGGCTGGATAAGCACACCAACCAAAGCTGCCACGGACGTGGCAGAAGCGACACCCGCCGCCACCGACAACACGATTACGCGTTCCGAATTTTTGGCCAAAACGGGTGCGGTGGTTTCGGCTATGCCGTTGGTAACGATGGGTTACGGCATTTTGTCGGGGGCGCACGACTATCGCGTACATCGCCAAAAAATTTATTTACCCAACCTGCCCAAAGAGTTTCACGGCTTGCGCGTGGGGCAACTTTCGGACATTCATAGCGGTAGTTTTTTTAATAAAACAGCCGTAAAAGGTGGCGTGGAAATGCTCCTGAACGAAAAGCCTGATGTTATCTTTTTTACGGGTGATTTGGTGAACAATTACGCCAAAGAAGTAGAAGATTATATCCGAATTTTTGATAAAGTAAAAGCTCCGTTGGGCGTGTATTCGGTGTTGGGTAACCACGATTATTCGGATTATGTGGCATGGGACAGCGCAGAGGCCAAACGCCGCAACCTGCAAGACCTCATGCACGCGCATAAGCTCATGGGCTGGCATTTGCTCAACGACGAACATATTTTCTTGGAACAAAATAAAGAAAAACTCGCCGTGATTGGGATTCAGAACTGGGGTGCAAAAGGTAATTTTCCGAAATACGGCAACTTACACAAAGCGCACGCAGGCACGGAGGAAGCTCCCGTAAAACTTTTGTTATCGCACGACCCCAGCCACTGGGACGCGCAGGTTCGCAAGGAGTTCAAGGACATTGATTTGATGATGGCAGGCCACACGCACGGTATGCAGTTTGGCATCGAAACGGAGTTTTTCAAGTGGTCGCCTGTGCAATATATGTACAAACAATGGGCAGGGCTTTACACGGAAGGCAACCAACATTTGTACGTGAACAGAGGTTTTGGCTACTTGGGTTTTCCTGGTCGCATTGGCATTTTGCCCGAAATTACGGTATTTGAGCTTTGCAAAGCCTAAGTTTTGGAGTAGTGATATAAACAAAAAACGCAGCTCGTAAGAGTTGCGTTTTTTGTTTATAGGTGATAATCAATTATTGGCTGATACTCACTTTTTGGGTTTGCGTGCCGCCGTCGGAAATGAGCCTTACCAAATAAATTCCGCTGCCATAGCCCGACAAATCCAGTTTGGTGTTTGCTTCGTTGGTGGTGCTCGTTTCCAAAATCATTTTGCCCAATGCGTCCGTTACCAAAATGCGGCCATTGGTGGCGGTGCTGTTTACATGGAAAATTCCATTCGTCGAAGGGTTGGGGTACACCTCAAAAACGTCTGCACCCTTGCCGCCGCAATTGCTCATAGCCGTTGGCGAATAGCTGTATTTTCCATCAAAATCTGTTTGCTTTAAGCGATAATAGGCCGTTTCGGAAAGCGGATTTTTATCTACAAAAGCATATTGCTGCCTTTCGTTGGAATTGCCGTAGCCTTTTAGCGTACCGACTACTTCCCAATTTTTAGCATCTGTGCTGCGCTCAATGGCAAAAGATTCGTTGTTCGTTTCGGAAGCCGTAGCCCAACGAAGTGTTACGTTATCTTGCTGACAGTCAGCTTTAAATGAAATGAGCTTGATGGGCAAAATGGTAGTAGCTTGGCTGTAATAACCAAAGGTACTAAAACTGGTGACCGTAAATTCCACGTAACTAACGCCCGACTCCGTGCCTGTGGCGGTTGGGGTGATAAATTCCACGTTGCTAAGGCCAGTAGGTGCCATATCGTTGAGTACGTCTTGCGCCGAACTGCC contains these protein-coding regions:
- a CDS encoding metallophosphoesterase; protein product: MNRIVILLLVVASVIFLDWYAYQTIKVAVQNWTGVGRLVVQRGYWVLSALLIVFLALITLTRVGVLGQASEITRNIVATAFFGILLTKIFLVLFSAISDVWRVTQYAFEMVQGWISTPTKAATDVAEATPAATDNTITRSEFLAKTGAVVSAMPLVTMGYGILSGAHDYRVHRQKIYLPNLPKEFHGLRVGQLSDIHSGSFFNKTAVKGGVEMLLNEKPDVIFFTGDLVNNYAKEVEDYIRIFDKVKAPLGVYSVLGNHDYSDYVAWDSAEAKRRNLQDLMHAHKLMGWHLLNDEHIFLEQNKEKLAVIGIQNWGAKGNFPKYGNLHKAHAGTEEAPVKLLLSHDPSHWDAQVRKEFKDIDLMMAGHTHGMQFGIETEFFKWSPVQYMYKQWAGLYTEGNQHLYVNRGFGYLGFPGRIGILPEITVFELCKA